A genomic region of bacterium contains the following coding sequences:
- a CDS encoding RNA polymerase sigma factor RpoD/SigA has protein sequence MPPSDKRPKQSSREMRLYLKEISKIPLLTAEEEKELGARVRKGDTAALQKLVESNLRFVIKISKKYRGFGLSFLDLINEGNLGLIEAARRFDPERNVRFTSYAVWWIRQAILHALTSMGHPLRLPAKISNTMFRMGKTITKKTAELNRRPTMEEIAADMGMDEKELSSMIEVAGGATSLNQPLDEQGELVLEDVLMDGSVSVEEELESQFLSKHVAEAMERLDENERKILTLRFGLEDGVSRTLKEIGDSMGLSRERIRQIEAKALNKIRHSRRARTLASYLN, from the coding sequence ATGCCGCCTTCAGATAAGAGGCCAAAACAGTCCAGCAGGGAGATGCGTCTTTATCTGAAGGAAATCTCAAAAATCCCGCTGCTCACTGCTGAGGAAGAAAAGGAGCTTGGAGCCCGCGTCAGGAAAGGAGATACGGCGGCGCTTCAGAAGCTCGTGGAATCGAATCTTCGCTTTGTGATCAAGATTTCAAAAAAATACCGGGGCTTCGGTTTGTCTTTTCTGGACTTAATCAATGAAGGCAATCTTGGTTTGATCGAAGCGGCGCGCCGTTTTGATCCGGAGCGAAATGTGCGATTCACATCTTACGCTGTCTGGTGGATCCGGCAGGCAATTTTGCATGCCTTGACCAGCATGGGACACCCGTTGCGTCTACCCGCCAAAATATCAAACACGATGTTTAGGATGGGAAAAACCATCACAAAAAAAACGGCGGAGTTGAATCGCCGGCCAACGATGGAGGAAATCGCCGCCGATATGGGGATGGATGAAAAGGAGCTGAGCTCCATGATTGAAGTGGCCGGAGGAGCAACATCCCTGAACCAGCCGCTGGATGAACAGGGTGAATTGGTTTTGGAAGACGTGCTGATGGATGGTTCTGTTTCGGTGGAAGAAGAGCTGGAATCGCAGTTCCTGAGCAAGCATGTGGCGGAAGCGATGGAGCGGCTCGATGAAAATGAACGAAAAATTCTCACTCTGAGGTTTGGTCTGGAGGATGGAGTCTCGCGCACTTTGAAGGAGATTGGCGACTCGATGGGACTGTCCCGTGAACGGATCCGGCAAATCGAGGCCAAGGCCCTCAACAAAATCCGGCACAGCCGGCGCGCCCGCACCCTCGCCAGCTACCTCAACTAG